The following coding sequences are from one Aeromicrobium duanguangcaii window:
- a CDS encoding sulfite exporter TauE/SafE family protein, translating to MDSSLVAGAFVVGIVVGLTGMGGGALMTPMLVFFFNVPPLTAVSSDLVASAVMKPVGASVHLRRGTVNLKLVGWLCAGSVPAAFCGVLILRAFGQSEQAQETIKVALGVAILLSAAMLMVRAFLRLVERARTRDGRGEPLPQSRPERDVRPLPTLLLGIVGGLVVGMTSVGSGSLVIIGLMLLYPGLKASQLVGTDLVQAVPLVAAAAISHAIFGDLDLAISLPLIIGSVPGAYIGARLSARLPGGWVRRALAFVLLASGLKLIGVPTDTTGLVLVLVLFGAPLVWMVIRLRLGFPAFAMLENRQRRAAAAHGEADR from the coding sequence ATGGACTCGTCGCTGGTGGCCGGCGCCTTCGTCGTCGGGATCGTCGTGGGTCTGACGGGCATGGGCGGCGGAGCGCTCATGACGCCGATGCTGGTCTTCTTCTTCAACGTGCCCCCGCTGACCGCCGTGTCGAGCGATCTGGTCGCCAGCGCCGTGATGAAGCCGGTGGGCGCCTCGGTGCACCTGCGGCGCGGCACGGTGAACCTCAAGCTCGTGGGCTGGCTGTGCGCCGGATCCGTCCCGGCGGCCTTCTGCGGGGTCCTGATCCTGCGGGCCTTCGGGCAGTCCGAGCAGGCCCAGGAGACGATCAAGGTCGCGCTGGGCGTCGCCATCTTGCTCAGTGCGGCGATGCTCATGGTCCGCGCCTTCCTGCGTCTGGTCGAGCGCGCGCGCACCCGTGACGGTCGCGGCGAGCCGCTGCCGCAGTCGCGGCCCGAGCGCGACGTGCGGCCCCTGCCCACGCTGCTGCTGGGCATCGTCGGCGGGCTCGTGGTGGGCATGACCTCCGTCGGCTCCGGATCGCTCGTCATCATCGGCCTGATGCTGCTCTACCCGGGCCTGAAGGCCAGTCAGCTGGTCGGCACGGACCTGGTCCAGGCGGTGCCCCTGGTCGCGGCGGCGGCCATCAGCCACGCGATCTTCGGCGACCTCGACCTCGCCATCTCGCTGCCGTTGATCATCGGCTCGGTGCCCGGCGCCTACATCGGGGCGCGACTGTCGGCCCGCCTGCCCGGCGGGTGGGTGCGACGAGCGCTGGCGTTCGTGCTGCTGGCGTCCGGCCTCAAGCTGATCGGGGTCCCCACCGACACGACGGGCCTCGTCCTGGTGCTGGTGCTCTTCGGCGCCCCGCTGGTCTGGATGGTGATCCGGCTGCGGCTGGGGTTCCCCGCGTTCGCGATGCTCGAGAATCGCCAGCGCCGAGCCGCCGCCGCGCACGGCGAGGCCGACCGGTGA
- the cysD gene encoding sulfate adenylyltransferase subunit CysD gives MTDTSDTRRYGLSQLDVLEAEAIFIIRELVAENEHPGLLFSGGKDSVVMLNLAVRAFAPGPIPFPVVHIDTGHNFDEVLAFRDHVVDQLGVRLIVGSVQEAIDEGFVREEPNGSRNRIQTPVLIRTAERHGLSALFGGARRDEEKARAKERVFSFRDDFGQWDPKNQRPELWNLYNGRIHPGESIRCFPLSNWTELDIWQYIARENIELPDIYYAKEREVFLRDGMYFTINQHCQPRDDEEVFVESVRYRTVGDATLTAAVPSTAATPEEVVTEVAATRITERGATRGDDKVSEAAMEDRKKEGYF, from the coding sequence ATGACCGACACGAGCGACACGCGCCGCTATGGCCTGAGCCAGCTCGACGTGCTCGAGGCCGAGGCGATCTTCATCATCCGTGAGCTCGTCGCCGAGAACGAGCATCCCGGACTGCTGTTCTCCGGCGGCAAGGACTCCGTCGTCATGCTCAACCTCGCGGTGCGCGCCTTCGCCCCCGGGCCGATTCCCTTCCCGGTCGTGCACATCGACACCGGCCACAACTTCGACGAGGTGCTCGCGTTCCGCGATCACGTCGTCGACCAGCTGGGAGTCCGGCTGATCGTGGGGTCGGTGCAGGAGGCGATCGACGAGGGGTTCGTCCGCGAGGAGCCCAACGGCTCGCGCAACCGCATCCAGACCCCGGTCCTGATCCGCACGGCCGAGCGCCACGGCCTCTCGGCCCTGTTCGGCGGCGCCCGCCGCGACGAGGAGAAGGCCCGCGCCAAGGAGCGCGTCTTCTCCTTCCGCGACGACTTCGGCCAGTGGGACCCCAAGAACCAGCGGCCCGAGCTGTGGAACCTGTACAACGGCCGGATCCACCCGGGCGAGAGCATCCGCTGCTTCCCGCTGTCGAACTGGACCGAGCTGGACATCTGGCAGTACATCGCCCGCGAGAACATCGAGCTGCCGGACATCTACTACGCCAAGGAGCGCGAGGTCTTCCTGCGCGACGGCATGTACTTCACGATCAACCAGCACTGCCAGCCCCGTGACGACGAGGAGGTGTTCGTCGAGTCGGTCCGCTACCGCACCGTCGGCGACGCCACCTTGACCGCGGCGGTCCCCTCGACCGCCGCCACGCCGGAGGAGGTCGTGACCGAGGTCGCGGCCACGCGGATCACCGAGCGCGGCGCGACGCGCGGCGACGACAAGGTCAGTGAGGCCGCGATGGAGGATCGCAAGAAGGAGGGCTACTTCTGA
- the cysN gene encoding sulfate adenylyltransferase subunit CysN: MDILRFATAGSVDDGKSTLIGRLLFDSKSIFTDQLEAVEATSAKRGDEYTDLALLTDGLRAEREQGITIDVAYRYFSTPKRKFIIADTPGHTQYTRNMVTGASTADLAIILVDARKGLQEQSRRHATLVSLLRVPHIVLAINKMDLVDWSEDVYREISEEFVDFAARLEFTDVTTIPVSALTGDNVVTRSAQMPWYDGPSLLHHLENVYIASDRNLVDVRFPVQYVIRPQNGQGDYRAFAGQVISGVLRPGDEVLILPSGLPSRIKAIDTAKGELTEAFAPMSVTVRLEDEVDVSRGDMIVRPNNQPTVTQDLDAMVCWMDTDAMKVGAKYAIKHTTRSARALVKDIKYELDVNTLHRHQSPGSLGLNAIGRVVLRTTQPLMVDPYQRNRQGGAFILIDEATNRTVGAGTITEH, encoded by the coding sequence ATGGACATCCTGCGATTCGCCACGGCCGGCTCGGTCGACGACGGCAAGAGCACGCTCATCGGACGGCTGCTGTTCGACTCCAAGTCGATCTTCACCGATCAGCTCGAGGCCGTCGAGGCCACGAGCGCCAAGCGCGGCGACGAGTACACCGACCTGGCCCTGCTGACCGACGGGCTGCGGGCCGAGCGCGAGCAGGGCATCACGATCGACGTCGCCTACCGCTACTTCTCCACGCCCAAGCGCAAGTTCATCATCGCGGACACCCCCGGGCACACTCAGTACACGCGCAACATGGTCACGGGCGCCTCGACGGCCGATCTGGCGATCATCCTGGTCGACGCGCGCAAGGGCCTGCAGGAGCAGAGCCGGCGCCACGCGACGCTTGTGTCGCTGCTGCGGGTGCCGCACATCGTGCTGGCGATCAACAAGATGGACCTGGTCGACTGGTCCGAGGACGTCTACCGCGAGATCAGCGAGGAGTTCGTCGACTTCGCGGCCCGCCTGGAGTTCACCGACGTCACCACGATCCCGGTCTCGGCCCTGACCGGCGACAACGTCGTCACCCGCTCGGCGCAGATGCCGTGGTACGACGGCCCGTCGCTGCTGCACCACCTCGAGAACGTCTACATCGCCAGTGATCGCAACCTGGTCGACGTGCGCTTCCCGGTGCAGTACGTCATCCGCCCCCAGAACGGTCAGGGCGACTACCGCGCGTTCGCCGGTCAGGTCATCAGCGGCGTCCTGCGCCCGGGCGACGAGGTCCTCATCCTGCCCAGCGGACTGCCGAGCCGGATCAAGGCCATCGACACCGCGAAGGGCGAGCTGACCGAGGCGTTCGCGCCGATGTCGGTGACCGTCCGCCTCGAGGACGAGGTCGACGTCTCCCGTGGCGACATGATCGTGCGGCCGAACAACCAGCCCACCGTCACGCAGGACCTCGACGCCATGGTGTGCTGGATGGACACCGACGCGATGAAGGTCGGCGCGAAGTACGCGATCAAGCACACGACGCGATCGGCGCGGGCGCTGGTCAAGGACATCAAGTACGAGCTCGACGTCAACACGCTGCACCGTCACCAGTCGCCGGGCAGCCTGGGCCTGAACGCGATCGGTCGCGTGGTGCTGCGGACGACGCAGCCGCTCATGGTCGATCCGTACCAGCGCAACCGCCAAGGTGGCGCGTTCATCCTGATCGACGAGGCGACCAACCGGACGGTCGGCGCCGGCACGATCACCGAGCACTGA
- a CDS encoding adenylyltransferase/cytidyltransferase family protein, which yields MSAVETVEVGYASGVFDMFHIGHLNLLRRSREHCSTLVVGVASDEYVLGLKGREPVVPLAERLEIVASLRFVDEVIVDRSEDKRVAWRDRSFDAIFKGDDWRGSPKGERLEQAMRDVGARVVYFPYTLHTSSTRLRGYIERSEAETFG from the coding sequence GTGAGCGCCGTCGAGACCGTGGAGGTCGGATACGCCAGCGGCGTGTTCGACATGTTCCACATCGGTCACCTCAACCTGCTGCGCCGGTCCCGCGAGCACTGCAGCACGCTCGTGGTCGGCGTGGCCAGTGACGAGTACGTCCTGGGCCTCAAGGGCCGTGAGCCGGTCGTGCCGCTGGCCGAGCGCCTCGAGATCGTCGCGTCCCTGCGCTTCGTCGACGAGGTGATCGTCGACCGCAGCGAGGACAAGCGTGTGGCCTGGCGCGACCGTAGCTTCGACGCCATCTTCAAGGGCGACGACTGGCGCGGCTCGCCGAAGGGCGAGCGGCTCGAGCAGGCGATGCGGGACGTGGGCGCCCGCGTCGTCTACTTCCCGTACACGCTGCACACCTCCAGCACCCGGCTGCGCGGGTACATCGAGCGCAGTGAGGCCGAGACCTTCGGCTGA
- a CDS encoding sugar transferase has product MSSAIDGRDDVVLPLRLVEPITGDADFGSPSVHRELTAIPTGRSSVATLIRQGFFGHLVVLLGTVVAGVAVGLTPGTLVLVTLGVAVWLGFGLAALPAYERAGSLRPAKRLLAVLALGALATLVVSDVISAELRATVVVLSVTAVLIVASALVHRAVMRRVPTLLVGPADAVNRLSARWEDRDDLVVVGRCTWDSTLPLGSATVNSVVRDVPKLLRTVRGARVVITADQALGDASLRHLAWGLQRAEVECLVLTDMNDYVEFVRPTRVGDQLALALDPPNSHLVGQATKAFFDRSMAVLAVVLGAPLMALIALAIRLDSAGPVIYRQERTGKDGVPFTIFKFRTMVVDADQRVEELRDLNDGSGPLFKMTQDPRVTRVGRLLRQTSLDELPQLFNVLLGDMALVGPRPALESETSQYSQWVWRRLHVKPGMTGLWQVSGRSTLSWDESIRLDLMYVNNWNLRMDFSILLKTIAVVVNRKGAW; this is encoded by the coding sequence ATGAGTTCAGCGATCGACGGGCGCGATGATGTCGTCCTACCGCTGCGACTGGTCGAGCCGATCACTGGCGACGCTGATTTCGGATCACCGTCCGTGCACCGCGAGCTCACTGCCATCCCGACCGGCCGTTCCTCTGTCGCCACCTTGATCCGCCAAGGCTTCTTCGGCCATCTCGTCGTCCTGCTCGGAACCGTCGTCGCCGGCGTCGCCGTCGGCCTCACTCCCGGGACGCTCGTCCTGGTCACCCTCGGTGTCGCCGTCTGGCTGGGGTTCGGTCTCGCCGCGCTGCCGGCCTACGAGCGGGCCGGCTCGCTGCGCCCCGCGAAGCGGCTCCTGGCCGTTCTCGCCCTGGGCGCCCTGGCCACCCTCGTCGTCTCGGACGTCATCTCCGCCGAGCTGCGGGCCACGGTCGTCGTCCTGAGCGTCACGGCCGTCCTGATCGTCGCGTCCGCGCTCGTCCACCGTGCCGTGATGCGGCGCGTCCCGACCCTGCTGGTCGGCCCCGCCGACGCGGTCAACCGCCTGTCCGCGCGCTGGGAGGACCGCGACGACCTGGTCGTGGTCGGTCGCTGCACATGGGACTCGACGCTGCCGCTGGGCAGCGCCACCGTGAACTCCGTCGTGCGCGACGTCCCCAAGCTGCTGCGCACCGTGCGCGGGGCGCGGGTCGTCATCACCGCCGATCAGGCGCTGGGCGACGCGTCCCTGCGCCATCTGGCCTGGGGCCTGCAGCGTGCCGAGGTCGAGTGCCTGGTCCTGACGGACATGAACGACTACGTCGAGTTCGTCCGTCCCACGCGCGTCGGCGACCAGCTGGCACTCGCCCTCGATCCGCCGAACAGCCACCTCGTCGGTCAGGCGACCAAGGCCTTCTTCGACCGCTCCATGGCCGTGCTGGCGGTCGTCCTGGGCGCTCCGCTCATGGCGCTCATCGCGCTGGCCATCCGGCTCGACTCCGCCGGGCCGGTCATCTACCGCCAGGAGCGCACGGGCAAGGACGGCGTGCCGTTCACGATCTTCAAGTTCCGCACGATGGTCGTCGACGCCGACCAGCGCGTCGAGGAGCTGCGCGACCTCAACGACGGCTCCGGGCCCCTGTTCAAGATGACGCAGGATCCCCGCGTCACCCGGGTCGGCCGCCTGCTGCGCCAGACGTCCCTGGACGAGCTGCCCCAGCTGTTCAACGTGCTGCTCGGCGACATGGCGCTGGTCGGTCCGCGGCCGGCTCTCGAGAGCGAGACCTCGCAGTACAGCCAGTGGGTCTGGCGTCGCCTGCACGTCAAGCCGGGCATGACCGGGTTGTGGCAGGTCAGCGGCCGCTCCACGTTGTCGTGGGACGAGTCGATCCGACTCGACCTGATGTACGTCAACAACTGGAACCTGCGGATGGACTTCTCGATCCTGCTCAAGACGATCGCCGTGGTCGTCAACCGCAAGGGCGCCTGGTGA
- a CDS encoding acyltransferase, protein MTTWQQLTRTDDPLTDEHRARLVAAGVEPDRLEAVEWRRMDGPLPSWWNDLGNALYAAEGARLPDHVVEALTTFYFRDTVIVIGAPMDQLTSLLVGGDEATVFLDQRVILTAGEVYCGAGSSVVLHGPLVATRSPVVDARNGGRVVAAGDQLWAAGVYIATDDMHRLEDATTGERINPFGATISIGHHVWLCREAVVSGHVDIGEHVCVGLRAVVRGQKVPSHVVIAGSPGRVVREGTTWSFGDEP, encoded by the coding sequence GTGACGACGTGGCAGCAGCTGACCCGCACCGACGATCCCTTGACCGACGAGCACCGCGCGCGATTGGTCGCCGCGGGCGTCGAGCCGGATCGGCTGGAGGCGGTCGAGTGGCGGCGGATGGACGGGCCGCTGCCCTCCTGGTGGAACGACCTCGGCAATGCGCTCTACGCGGCCGAGGGGGCCCGCCTGCCCGATCACGTGGTCGAGGCGCTCACCACCTTCTACTTCCGCGACACCGTGATCGTGATCGGCGCCCCGATGGACCAGCTGACCTCCCTGTTGGTCGGCGGTGACGAGGCCACGGTGTTCCTCGACCAGCGCGTCATCCTCACGGCGGGTGAGGTCTACTGCGGTGCGGGCTCGTCCGTGGTCCTGCACGGGCCCCTGGTGGCCACGCGGTCGCCCGTGGTGGACGCGCGCAACGGCGGCCGGGTCGTCGCTGCCGGCGATCAGCTCTGGGCGGCGGGGGTCTACATCGCCACCGACGACATGCACCGGCTGGAGGACGCGACCACGGGGGAGCGGATCAACCCCTTCGGCGCCACCATCTCCATCGGGCACCACGTGTGGCTCTGTCGCGAGGCCGTCGTGTCCGGTCACGTCGACATCGGCGAGCACGTCTGCGTCGGACTGCGCGCGGTCGTCCGGGGTCAGAAGGTGCCGTCGCACGTCGTCATCGCGGGATCTCCGGGACGGGTGGTGCGGGAGGGGACAACGTGGTCTTTCGGAGATGAGCCGTGA
- the groL gene encoding chaperonin GroEL (60 kDa chaperone family; promotes refolding of misfolded polypeptides especially under stressful conditions; forms two stacked rings of heptamers to form a barrel-shaped 14mer; ends can be capped by GroES; misfolded proteins enter the barrel where they are refolded when GroES binds), whose translation MAKSIAFNEEARRGLERGMNQLADAVKVTLGPKGRNVVLEKKWGAPTITNDGVSIAKEIELEDPYEKIGAELVKEVAKKTDDVAGDGTTTATVLAQALVREGLRNVAAGANPMGLKKGIETAVEAISAQLLDMAKDVETKEQIASTASISAADPTVGEIIAEAMDKVGKEGVITVEESNTFGLDLELTEGMRFDKGHLSGYFVTDPERMETVLEDPYILIVNSKISTVKDMVPVLEKVMQTGKPLAIIAEDVEGEALATLIVNKLKGTFKSVAIKAPGFGDRRKAMLTDIAILTGGEVISEEVGLKLENADLTLLGTARKVVTTKDETTIVEGGGDEAQIQGRVAQIKAEIENSDSDYDREKLQERLAKLAGGVAVIKVGAATEVELKERKHRIEDAVRNAKAAVEEGIVAGGGVALVQASKAVFEKLELTGDEATGANIVRLAVSAPLKQIAVNAGLEGGVVAEKVANLEPGLGLNAATGEYVDMIASGIIDPAKVTRSALQNAASIAALFLTTEAVVADKPEPAAAGGGAPDMGDMGGMGGMGF comes from the coding sequence ATGGCTAAGTCCATCGCATTCAACGAAGAAGCCCGGCGCGGGCTCGAGCGCGGCATGAACCAGCTCGCCGACGCCGTGAAGGTCACCCTCGGCCCGAAGGGCCGCAACGTCGTCCTCGAGAAGAAGTGGGGAGCCCCCACGATCACGAACGACGGCGTCTCCATCGCCAAGGAGATCGAGCTCGAGGACCCGTACGAGAAGATCGGCGCCGAGCTCGTCAAGGAAGTCGCCAAGAAGACCGACGACGTCGCCGGTGACGGCACCACGACCGCCACCGTCCTGGCTCAGGCGCTCGTCCGCGAGGGCCTGCGCAACGTCGCCGCCGGTGCCAACCCGATGGGCCTGAAGAAGGGCATCGAGACCGCCGTCGAGGCCATCAGCGCCCAGCTGCTCGACATGGCCAAGGACGTCGAGACCAAGGAGCAGATCGCCTCCACCGCGTCCATCTCGGCCGCTGACCCCACGGTCGGCGAGATCATCGCCGAGGCCATGGACAAGGTCGGCAAGGAAGGCGTCATCACGGTCGAGGAGTCGAACACGTTCGGCCTCGACCTCGAGCTGACCGAGGGCATGCGGTTCGACAAGGGTCACCTGTCGGGCTACTTCGTCACCGACCCCGAGCGCATGGAGACCGTGCTCGAGGATCCGTACATCCTCATCGTCAACAGCAAGATCAGCACCGTGAAGGACATGGTCCCGGTGCTGGAGAAGGTCATGCAGACCGGCAAGCCGCTGGCGATCATCGCCGAGGACGTCGAGGGCGAGGCCCTGGCCACGCTCATCGTCAACAAGCTCAAGGGCACGTTCAAGTCGGTCGCCATCAAGGCCCCCGGCTTCGGCGACCGCCGCAAGGCCATGCTCACCGACATCGCGATCCTCACCGGTGGCGAGGTCATCAGCGAGGAAGTCGGTCTCAAGCTCGAGAACGCCGACCTGACGCTGCTGGGCACCGCCCGCAAGGTCGTCACCACCAAGGACGAGACGACCATCGTCGAGGGTGGCGGCGACGAGGCCCAGATCCAGGGTCGCGTGGCCCAGATCAAGGCCGAGATCGAGAACAGCGACTCGGACTACGACCGCGAGAAGCTCCAGGAGCGCCTCGCCAAGCTGGCCGGCGGCGTGGCCGTCATCAAGGTCGGCGCGGCCACGGAGGTCGAGCTCAAGGAGCGCAAGCACCGCATCGAGGACGCCGTCCGCAACGCCAAGGCAGCCGTCGAGGAGGGCATCGTCGCCGGTGGCGGCGTCGCGCTCGTCCAGGCCAGCAAGGCCGTGTTCGAGAAGCTCGAGCTCACCGGTGACGAGGCCACCGGCGCCAACATCGTGCGCCTGGCCGTCTCGGCCCCGCTCAAGCAGATCGCGGTCAACGCCGGCCTCGAGGGCGGCGTCGTCGCGGAGAAGGTCGCCAACCTGGAGCCCGGCCTGGGCCTCAACGCGGCCACCGGCGAGTACGTCGACATGATCGCCTCGGGCATCATCGACCCGGCCAAGGTGACGCGCTCGGCGCTGCAGAACGCCGCGTCCATCGCCGCGCTGTTCCTCACGACCGAGGCCGTCGTGGCCGACAAGCCCGAGCCGGCCGCTGCCGGTGGCGGCGCGCCGGACATGGGCGACATGGGTGGCATGGGCGGCATGGGCTTCTGA
- a CDS encoding cold-shock protein, producing the protein MVHGTVKWFNSDKGYGFIAVDGQDDVFVHWSKIAINGFKTLEDGQTVELEVVDGPKGREAENVQPQH; encoded by the coding sequence ATGGTGCATGGCACCGTCAAGTGGTTCAACTCCGACAAGGGCTACGGCTTCATCGCCGTCGACGGCCAGGACGACGTGTTCGTCCACTGGTCGAAGATCGCGATCAACGGCTTCAAGACCCTCGAGGACGGTCAGACGGTCGAGTTGGAGGTCGTGGACGGTCCCAAGGGACGCGAGGCCGAGAACGTGCAGCCTCAGCACTGA
- a CDS encoding MoaD/ThiS family protein — protein sequence MAVSVRIPTILRNYTNDESQVSAEGENLSAVIESLEASYPGIRARIVDEDGKLRRFVNVYVAEEDVRFADGLDTRTVDGTQISIIPAVAGGC from the coding sequence ATGGCCGTTTCCGTCCGCATCCCCACCATCTTGCGCAACTACACGAACGACGAGTCCCAGGTCAGCGCCGAGGGCGAGAACCTCAGCGCCGTGATCGAGTCGCTCGAGGCGTCCTACCCCGGGATCCGGGCCCGGATCGTCGACGAGGACGGCAAGCTGCGCCGCTTCGTGAACGTGTACGTGGCGGAGGAAGATGTCCGCTTCGCCGATGGTCTGGACACCCGCACGGTCGACGGCACGCAGATCTCGATCATCCCGGCGGTCGCCGGCGGCTGTTGA
- the thrC gene encoding threonine synthase, with product MSLTTPDQTLTLRDGAFGRATCLTCRECGATRDLGPHYACYECFGPLEIGYDFGTVTREQIEAGPANIWRYKALLPVPDDIESSPNLEPGFTRLLEARNLAAELGLTKLWVKDDSTNPTNSFKDRVVACALSAAREFGSTVFACPSTGNLANAVAAAGARAGIRTVVFIPSDLETPKQVNSAIFTDNLVAVDGTYDDVNKLASEIAGEDPGWAFVNVNVRPFYAEGSKTLGYEIAEQLGWRLPDQVVIPVASGSQLTKVHKAFRELVELGLVEDKPCRIFGAQAQGCNPVATAYKDGVDAIRPVKPDTIAKSLAIGNPADGVYVLDIARATDGAVEEVDDEQIRDAIVLLARTEGIFTETAGGTTVAVLKKLVETGQLDPTLETVVINTGHGLKTLDAVAGSVGPRATIAPTYDAFTAAGIA from the coding sequence GTGAGCCTCACGACCCCGGACCAGACCCTCACCCTGCGCGACGGCGCCTTCGGCAGGGCCACCTGTCTGACGTGTCGCGAGTGCGGAGCCACGCGCGATCTCGGCCCGCACTACGCCTGTTACGAGTGCTTCGGACCCCTCGAGATCGGCTACGACTTCGGCACGGTCACCCGCGAGCAGATCGAGGCCGGGCCGGCGAACATCTGGCGCTACAAGGCGCTGCTGCCCGTCCCGGACGACATCGAGTCCAGCCCCAACCTCGAGCCCGGCTTCACCCGCCTGCTCGAGGCCCGCAACCTCGCCGCCGAGCTCGGTCTGACGAAGCTCTGGGTCAAGGACGACAGCACCAACCCGACGAACTCCTTCAAGGACCGCGTCGTGGCCTGTGCGCTCAGTGCCGCCCGCGAGTTCGGCAGCACGGTCTTCGCCTGTCCCTCCACCGGCAACCTGGCGAACGCCGTCGCCGCGGCCGGCGCGCGGGCCGGCATCCGCACGGTCGTGTTCATCCCGAGCGACCTCGAGACGCCCAAGCAGGTCAACTCCGCGATCTTCACGGACAACCTGGTGGCGGTCGACGGCACGTACGACGACGTCAACAAGCTCGCCAGCGAGATCGCCGGCGAGGATCCGGGCTGGGCGTTCGTCAACGTGAACGTCCGGCCGTTCTACGCCGAGGGCTCCAAGACGCTCGGCTACGAGATCGCAGAGCAGCTGGGCTGGCGGCTGCCGGACCAGGTGGTCATCCCGGTCGCCTCGGGCTCGCAGCTGACCAAGGTGCACAAGGCCTTCCGCGAGCTGGTCGAACTGGGCCTGGTCGAGGACAAGCCGTGCCGCATCTTCGGCGCGCAGGCGCAGGGCTGCAATCCCGTCGCGACCGCGTACAAGGACGGCGTGGACGCGATCCGCCCGGTCAAGCCCGACACCATCGCCAAGTCCCTCGCGATCGGCAATCCCGCCGACGGCGTCTACGTGCTCGACATCGCGCGTGCCACCGACGGCGCGGTCGAGGAGGTCGACGACGAGCAGATCCGCGACGCGATCGTCCTGCTGGCGCGCACGGAGGGCATCTTCACCGAGACCGCCGGCGGCACCACGGTGGCCGTGCTGAAGAAGCTCGTCGAGACCGGACAGCTCGACCCGACGCTCGAGACCGTCGTGATCAACACCGGTCACGGACTCAAGACGCTCGACGCCGTCGCCGGATCGGTCGGCCCACGCGCCACCATCGCCCCCACCTACGACGCCTTCACCGCGGCCGGCATCGCCTGA
- the otsB gene encoding trehalose-phosphatase, with amino-acid sequence MTDPGQMLLALDFDGTLAPIVEDPESAYIHPTSLAALRRLGPVLGAIVIITGRPVDQVRRLGRFEEGPGLEHLVVFGQYGAERWDAATGQVRRPTRPQGVSDLAECLPAWLEEHGASRIRVEDKGLAIALHTRGVAPGLLDELRPQIEALAEEVGLHVEPGRQVMELRASGSDKGQALRHAIEPTQPHVVMYAGDDLGDLPAFEEGLALRADGVDVTLVCSASAEQDALVPLADVVLDGPDAVATWLSELADSLVPV; translated from the coding sequence ATGACCGACCCGGGGCAGATGCTGCTGGCCCTCGACTTCGACGGAACCCTCGCTCCCATCGTCGAGGACCCGGAGTCGGCGTACATCCATCCGACATCGCTCGCCGCGCTGCGTCGTCTCGGTCCCGTGCTGGGTGCGATCGTGATCATCACCGGCCGTCCGGTCGACCAGGTCCGTCGCCTGGGCCGGTTCGAGGAGGGCCCCGGTCTGGAGCATCTCGTCGTCTTCGGTCAGTACGGCGCCGAGCGCTGGGACGCGGCCACGGGCCAGGTCCGCCGGCCCACCCGCCCGCAGGGGGTCTCCGACCTCGCCGAGTGCCTGCCGGCGTGGCTCGAGGAGCACGGCGCCTCGCGCATCCGCGTCGAGGACAAGGGACTGGCCATCGCGCTGCACACGCGTGGGGTGGCGCCGGGCCTGCTCGACGAGCTGCGACCCCAGATCGAGGCGCTCGCCGAAGAGGTCGGCCTGCACGTCGAGCCGGGACGCCAGGTCATGGAGCTGCGCGCGTCGGGCTCGGACAAGGGCCAGGCGCTGCGCCACGCCATCGAGCCGACCCAGCCCCACGTCGTCATGTACGCGGGCGACGACCTCGGTGACCTCCCCGCGTTCGAGGAGGGACTCGCCCTGCGTGCCGACGGCGTCGACGTCACCTTGGTGTGCTCTGCCTCGGCCGAGCAGGACGCGCTGGTGCCGCTGGCGGACGTGGTCCTCGACGGCCCCGACGCCGTCGCGACGTGGCTGAGCGAGCTGGCCGACTCCCTCGTGCCGGTCTGA